One window from the genome of Sulfurospirillum tamanense encodes:
- a CDS encoding FIST signal transduction protein — translation MFQSVTFFPTQEAWQEGAKKGERYLLLVGEKTLFSWNELPSDPLCVGAVFPYVVYEEAYYAQGILAVQLEKEVHITFVPSMEKACFNGTLEDFSGMVLVIVDGFSAHIVTFLEALFEVTASAASILGGGSGKLTLVQEPLIFDTQGLHQDAALILSCDTPLGLGVGHGWDELVGPLMATKTDKNILQALNYKDAFGIYRQIVEYDSGKKLTSENFFSLAKCYPFGIRKYGSEMVVRDPIATDGTALVLVGEMEEGSVVLILKGEASSLIKAANEAASEAANLLKEAPKGAIVVDCVSRVLFLEEDFSQELAAIKKGIGAPMWGVLSLGEIANKHDGNIEFYNKTCVVGAV, via the coding sequence ATGTTTCAGTCGGTGACGTTTTTCCCCACGCAAGAAGCATGGCAAGAAGGGGCAAAAAAAGGCGAACGGTATCTGCTTTTAGTGGGAGAAAAAACCCTTTTTTCTTGGAATGAATTGCCCAGTGACCCACTGTGTGTGGGTGCTGTTTTTCCTTATGTGGTTTATGAAGAAGCTTATTATGCACAAGGAATTTTGGCAGTTCAACTTGAAAAAGAAGTGCACATTACCTTTGTCCCCTCCATGGAGAAGGCGTGTTTTAATGGGACGTTAGAAGATTTTTCAGGGATGGTATTGGTGATTGTGGATGGGTTTTCTGCACATATTGTCACTTTTCTTGAGGCTTTGTTTGAAGTGACTGCTTCGGCCGCTTCTATCTTGGGAGGAGGAAGCGGGAAGCTCACTCTTGTCCAAGAACCTCTAATCTTTGACACTCAGGGATTGCACCAAGATGCGGCCTTAATTCTTTCGTGTGACACACCGCTTGGGCTTGGAGTGGGGCATGGATGGGATGAGCTTGTGGGGCCTTTGATGGCAACAAAAACAGATAAAAATATCCTCCAAGCACTCAATTATAAAGACGCGTTTGGAATTTATCGGCAGATTGTTGAGTACGATAGTGGCAAAAAACTCACTTCAGAAAACTTTTTTTCCCTTGCAAAATGCTACCCTTTTGGTATTAGAAAATACGGATCTGAGATGGTGGTGCGTGACCCCATTGCCACAGATGGTACAGCTTTGGTGCTTGTGGGAGAGATGGAAGAGGGGTCTGTTGTGCTAATTTTAAAAGGAGAAGCTTCCTCTTTGATTAAAGCTGCTAATGAAGCTGCCAGTGAGGCTGCGAACCTTCTTAAAGAAGCGCCCAAAGGCGCGATTGTGGTGGATTGTGTGTCGCGAGTTTTGTTTTTGGAGGAGGATTTTTCCCAAGAACTTGCCGCTATTAAAAAAGGAATTGGGGCGCCTATGTGGGGAGTTTTGAGTCTTGGAGAGATCGCCAACAAACATGATGGCAATATTGAATTTTACAATAAAACCTGCGTGGTTGGGGCGGTGTGA
- a CDS encoding FIST C-terminal domain-containing protein — MFVRVDKVETIAQAVACTKTGNQYLVLAGEKFPFEELAGSLCVHWLGAVFPAVFNEDGLSESSAFVCELNSNVTLEWGIQEDVQKKSQSFLVIVDGYDPDVGEKLEMLFETTPAKAVIFGGGAGTLVKGEKAYMYDGDNYAQYGVIVVGSSKKFTAEVKHGYDSMGDFSMISKAVHNVIETIDFQDAFSVYKRAVHKWFDVNVTPENIFETGLAHPLMFERAFGEKSIRIPRETDGRTLKLVGDAMEDTVVSLGVASKKQLLEASKSCACYVAHQRKSKAEPMFVFDCVGRKFLLEEAFIEKIEGMGKCLKEGGMVGMLTLGEIANTSKSYLELYNNSCVAGAY, encoded by the coding sequence ATGTTTGTGCGTGTTGATAAAGTAGAAACTATTGCTCAAGCTGTTGCCTGTACTAAAACGGGGAACCAGTACCTTGTTTTAGCAGGAGAAAAATTTCCTTTTGAAGAGCTTGCTGGGAGCCTTTGCGTTCATTGGCTAGGGGCTGTTTTTCCTGCGGTATTTAATGAGGATGGGCTGAGTGAATCGAGTGCTTTTGTGTGCGAGTTAAATTCTAATGTTACCTTGGAATGGGGCATCCAAGAAGATGTTCAGAAAAAATCTCAAAGTTTTTTAGTTATTGTTGATGGCTATGATCCCGATGTGGGAGAAAAGCTTGAAATGTTGTTTGAGACAACACCAGCAAAAGCAGTGATTTTTGGAGGGGGTGCGGGGACTTTGGTAAAAGGAGAAAAGGCGTACATGTATGATGGCGACAACTACGCACAATATGGGGTGATTGTCGTGGGCAGTAGCAAAAAATTTACTGCAGAGGTAAAGCATGGCTATGACTCTATGGGCGATTTTTCTATGATTTCCAAAGCAGTGCATAATGTGATTGAAACGATTGATTTTCAAGACGCTTTTAGTGTTTATAAGCGTGCAGTACACAAGTGGTTTGATGTAAATGTGACGCCTGAAAATATTTTTGAAACAGGACTTGCGCATCCGCTGATGTTTGAGCGGGCTTTTGGTGAAAAAAGCATCCGTATTCCTAGGGAAACAGATGGACGCACCTTGAAGCTTGTGGGCGATGCCATGGAAGATACGGTTGTCTCGCTGGGTGTGGCTTCAAAAAAACAGCTGCTTGAAGCTTCAAAAAGTTGTGCATGTTATGTGGCGCACCAACGCAAAAGCAAAGCAGAACCTATGTTTGTCTTTGATTGTGTAGGAAGAAAATTCTTACTAGAAGAAGCATTCATTGAAAAGATTGAGGGCATGGGAAAGTGTTTAAAAGAGGGTGGAATGGTTGGAATGTTGACGCTGGGTGAAATTGCCAATACATCTAAAAGCTACCTAGAACTTTACAACAACAGTTGTGTTGCGGGAGCATATTAA